In Coffea arabica cultivar ET-39 chromosome 9e, Coffea Arabica ET-39 HiFi, whole genome shotgun sequence, the genomic window GTATACAAGACTTGAAGCAATCTACTTTAAGCTCAACCTCTCTTGATACAGCCACCATAGAACCTAGAACAGAAAAATGATCCTCAGTTCTTTTGAGTGCTTCAACTGTATTCACTGCATCACCTTCCACACCAAAGCCACAGAGTCTGCAGCTATGCTGCCAGCTCAATAACCATTCTAGCAGCTACTGTTTCAGCATATTGGTCGTGCCCCTTCAAACCTCTCAGCAAAACCAGCTATAAAACAACCTTCACCATCTCTGACTACCATCCAACCACCAAAACAGCGTCTGTCCTAATAGCTCCATTTAAAGATTTTTCACACTCCCAGCTGGAGGATGGTGCCAGCGTGATACTCCCAACTAAGCCTTCAATTGAGGAGTACTAAGATTAGCTTCATGGAAATCCATCAGAACATAAGGTAGTCATACTGAAATTTAGACAACATCCTCATGATTACATCGGAGTGCACAAGCTGCACGTGGTCATAAACTGCTTGCTTGAAGAATTCAGAAGGGGATCTGGGGTCTGATACATCAGCTGTCCTGGACTCCCAGTATCAGGCATAAACATACTATTAGAAAGATTTATCTAATTTAGTCACATTagcaattgaatttcaaatgcCTTAAGTTAATGTGGTAGATAATCAATTTTATTGTCAAAAACACTAGAACTATATACAAAAGAATAACAAGTTATATATTTTAAGATGTAATAACAAGAAGAGGACAGAAGATTGGGAACGATAATTAGAAAGCTGACAAAGATTTCAAAATACTGACCAGCAATCTTCTTCCCACTGAAGCATCTTCCACAGATGGAAACCACGCCACTGTTGGCTGTACTCTGAACCCGATTGACAGCTGGCCTGTTGTTACTCAGCCATGTTTGCTGCTTAAGTACTGGCATCAATGATAAAAACCCAAGAGAGATAAATTATGTCCCAACataaatacaagagaaattAACAAGCAACATGAAATGTATAGTAATACTGACATTCAAGCGTTTAGTGCAGAGAGGACCTGTATGGTGGCTTTACTCCTTCATCCACTCTATTCCTTTAGCAATTCTCAGAAATTACTAAAATTATGCTTTAACTGATTTGATTAAGTTGTAAACTCATCTCAATTATTAAAGCCCAGGTTGAAGATGTAAATACAGTAGAGATATAAGGTCtcagaaaacaagagaaaagggtATCCAATTTAAATACTACTCATACCCTCCCCTTAATTAGGATGAAACAAGTGAATGTTGTTAATTTACATTAGTGGACCATGAAAATTCTACTGGATTTTGAAGCATCAACATGCAATGCCTGTAATAAGGCAAAGAAGAAATCTTTGTGTATTACTGAAAGATTTTTCTCAATGATGAATGATGTATGTTTTACATCTTTAAACTCAAAAGGCATTCAAATAAatagaggaagagagagagaatcttaaaaaaagaaaaaaaaaaaagagtacccGGGAAAGACTAAGGATAAGGCAATCCAAATATACTTATTTTATCCAGAAAAGTATTTTGGTAAGACTGATATTTGTTCTGGAAAACACAGGGAAGCACCAAAataagaataacttaaataactCACCAACTAGTCCCATTTGATACACTGCCTTTCTGCATCCCCATGACTCTCTGCAATCCATCAATCATGTACTTGCATGTTTGGCCATTTGGCACAAACCCCATTTTTATCATGCTATCTTGAAACTCCATCAATTTAACCATATCGCCTTTCTCACAGAGAATTCTTATAAGTTCATTGTAACACCCTGTGTCAAAAACCTGGAATTCCTCAGCGAAGAATCTCAGGAGATATTCTGCCTCACTAAAATTGCTTTTTTGGCACAATCTCTTTATCAAAGCTCTGCAAATTTCAATATCCGGCCATACACCAGATTCAGCCATTTCCTTAATCAAGTTTTCAGCCTCCTTGCATCTACTTAATTTACACAAACAACATATAATAGCTTTATAGGATACTAAGTCCAGCCTCATATTCTTGGATACCATCTGAGCTTTTAAATCTAATGCCTCCTCCAAAGAGTTGCATCGGCAAAAAGAACTAACCAAGTTACATAAGATCTCTGGATTAGGCTCATAGCTGGGACAAGCTATTCGTTCCAGAAGACTCTTTGCAGCAAAAGGTCGATTTTCCCTACACAAAGCAATTCCTAAGTAATCATATACATCTTGAGATACTAAGATTCCAAATCTCTGAAGCTCCACAACCAAAtttaaagctgaaatcaagGAACCCTGTTTGTGGTAACCTTCCACAAGCATCCTGCTACTGAACTCATCAGGGTGAATCCCATCTCCAATCATGTCATGCAACAAGGACCTCGCCTCTTGCATCATCCCCTCTTTGCAGTAACCAACGAGAAGAGTATTAAAGGCCCTAAGATCTGGTTTTAAACCCCTATGTATCATTGTTGAGAAGAGCTGATGAGCAACACTGACGTTACCTCCTTTACAGAAGCCATTTATCAGTGCAGTGTAAGTAAGTAGATCAGGCACAACTCCTCTCCTAAACATAATATGATACAAGTAAATCGCATCTTTCAACCTCTCTTTCTTAGAGTAGCTATCCATCAGCATATTGTAAGTCACTATATCAGGATCAAATCCTTCCTCTTCCATCTTCTCCAAGAATTTATTCACCTTATTCACATCCCCTTCCTTACACACAACATGAATGAGTATATTAAAGGTACAAGTATTTGGATGTAGCCCAATTCTTCCCAGCATGCCATATATTTCCCAGCATTTATCACCATAATTCATCTTTGAAAGCCCATTCAAAAGACAATTGATTGTCACAATACTCAGAACAAAATTAAGCTTAACCATCTTCCTAAAAACTCTAAAACTTTCTTTGACCATACCCATTCTGAGATAAGCCTTAATTAGCATATCAAACACAACAGGGTCCCAGTTACAATCATCTGTGCACAAGAGTAAAGTCTTAAATACATCCAATCTTTCTGAAACATTCTTGTCTAATTTCACAAGTTCACATAAAATTTTCATAGCTTGTGAAAACTTTCTAGACCATACCAATATATGAACTACAATGCAACAATTTTCAGAGTTTAACTTGAGACCCAAATCAAATTTTACCCAGCGGAAGAAAGTCAGAGCAGTTGATGAATCGGATTGACATCTTAATAGAATCCTCGAAATTTCTTGTGTCCCCAGATGACTTAAATGCCCTTGCTCTTGCATGGTCTTATGGAGAAGGGACAAGGACAAATGAGCATCATCTTTTAGCTTCAGAGTAGAGCACACAAGACTGACTATGTTGTTAGGATTTTGAGTTTCAGGGAGAAGATTGTAAAATGGGTTCGAGATGGGTTTGTTCTTATTAATGTCTGGTACCCTTTGCAGAGatgatgaataattttgtgattttggttCAAAATGTTTGAATCTAAAAATTGCTTGAGGATAGGGTAATCTAGACTTTCCCGGTTTAGaaatttggttcatttgtgaccACTGGAATCCAAGTTTCCCAAGCTTGAGACGAAGAAGTCCATTAATAGAAGCTGCTCATTTTTCAAAGGTCTCCAACTTGTCAGAGCTGACAATCGCAGTGAGGTCAGAAGTTTGGGCGCCTATTAAGATTAAGTTAGTAGTCCAAGAACTGAGTGAAGCCAAATACTGAGACAGATGGCTCAGCTGAAAATACGCTTATATGCTTCTTGATACCCTGAATATCATGCCCAAAATTATGAATCAGATGGGGACAAATGTTGGACCAATGCAatcacaacaaaaaaaaaaatggaaggcaACGAGTAATCAACAGATGAATGAAAAACAGAGGTGTAAATATTAAAACATAAGCTATTTAAACAGTAATCCAAGAGAAAGGAAATACAGGTAATGGAGAAATTTTGCCAAATCGAGAAATGAAAGTTCATAAAGTCTGCAATTGAGAAGTTTCAACCCAAAATAATCCCAGTTCCAGAATTTAAGTCCAAAGTCAGTAATAGCAAGTTTCCTGGATTTACATCCAGAAAATGCACTCGTCAAAAAGAAAGACACCCACAGTTTGCAAAACTGCaggaaaactgaaattttgagcTATGAAATCAGCATTAGAATAAATACAGGAAGGTTCTGATTTTGCTCATGCAATTCAATTATAGCAGCATAGACAGAGAATTAATCAACACCTTACAGGATTATTGACTTCCTACATCAAACAGAGTAGAAAAAACccatttcaccatgaaaattaAAATGTTCAAAGATAGAAAAATTACCCGACTAGGAGCAGCAGCTTTACTAGTGTAGTAGTTGATGATTCCAGGCACTATAAGGAACTCATGTTTAGCTGCGGGTAGGCTTAGGGGAAAATGGTGGGCTGAGTCCTGAACCGGGTCAGTAAGTTGGAAAATCAGTGTATTAACCCGATGTTCGTTTTTTCTGCTCGTTTCGGTCTGCTGTTAACTGGGTATTATTCAAACACTTGAGTAGacttgattttcaaaaattcaatggTTCAAATTATATCACACTATCTCACCCAAGTGATATGGTataatttggatcattgaatctTTATAAACCGAATCTACCGAAGTTTTGAACATTATTTTCATATCTTCTTCTAAGAAAATTTAATGATGATAACTTCACATAAGTTACCGAGGTGTTTAATAGAGTATAAAATATTTTGTAACGGGCTatctaattaaaataaaaaagactGAAATGGAATGTCAAAGTTCAATAGGTATTGAGATTCTAGATTATGTGGTAAGGTGTGAGAAATTATAAATAAGATATCATAAGTGCAAACGCTTGCCAAAAAAAAgttattgaaattaaaaaaaaaaaagtatagcaTAGTTAATCCTCTTGTGCTTTTACTCTTCTTAAATTGTCGGAATAGTTGAGTCATCTTttaatcaacaaaaaaaaaatacaaaattggGTCGTAATTTGCAAACTTTAACCTAATTGATTGAGATAATGTACATTATTGTTGGATTATTATTGTGTTTTATTTTGTGCTTTACCAATGAAAATGTTGTTAGTATCAAGAAAATTAGCATCTATTGTGAAGCTCATTGCATATCATTAAGTAATCGTATGAGATGTTAGTCTGTTGAACACAACGCGGTGCAGCTATCTATTTTGATAAAACAATtaaagataaaattgaaaaaatgagGGCAGATTTATGTATATTCTCAAGCCTCCAATTTGAGTAGAGAGGTAGACATACATGAcctaaattttctttatctacTTATTggtttcatgtttattttttataattccTCAATACgtaactaatatatatatatatatatatatatatatatatatatatatatatatatatatatatatataaccaagCCTTTACAACTACATACTTAAGGCtctgtttgtttgttttgagaGAATAGGAGGGAAAGAAAATGGAGGGACAAGGTATTATTATGTTTATACCAATATTTTAGGAGGAAAATGAAGGGTAAGATCTAGTTATTTTTTATCATATTGCTTTCGTCCAGATGTGGTCTAAAACAGAAAGGAACCAAAATaactgaaaatttaaaaatgtcTTAACGAACCTATCGATTTATAAATTAGATTTTTAAACAGataaaaaaataactaaaacgtaccagtttcctttcctttcctttcttggtgcaagtaatatttttaatattttttctttttctttcatatttaaTCGAAACAATGTTGATGAAATCTGCTTTTCTCTaatctcattctttttcctttcgaCTAGAGTTatctcctttccttttcttccctTTCCTTTTATCCAAAATGATGCATAAAAAGCGACTAAAATTGCTGACATGCATAAAACGATAAATACAATGcgaaaatgccaacaatcaaaGAAGTGAATCATCTTGCACTTTCTTTTTATAGTTTAGAGTTGTATGTCGTGTAGAGTAGCATCTTCCATACTTAAAATGCCACTAATTGTTCGCACAACTtgttattttatcttttattgcACCAGCATTCATTATGCTTGGTATATCTTCCTCATATAGTAGATGTGTATAGATAAACTGGAAAGACTAATTTAAGCCAACCACCGGCAGAtgcaataagagagagagaggatagAGAGGGGGGAGGAAATTAACGGAGATAGATTTAAATATTGAAGCCACGAGTGCAAGATTACGCTGAATATGAAAAGAATTGGGATAAACTTTTAGTTAATTACGATCTTTGCTCATCCCCAGAAAGCTAACAAAGGGTCTACTTTGAAAAATCTATACGACCTATATGCTATTCAAAATCTGATAACTATCTATGTGCGAATCCATTTACCAATATGTTTTGAACATCCCAACTTGGAAGATTATCCCTTGTGGATATTTTCAAGAAATGGGTTTAGGAAGTTAGCGTCTGAAAGAACCCTAAGATAAGCCTgcacaaaaaagaagaagaaattgtgTTAAGAATGTTTCCATATAGAGATGTTAAAGCCCTCCTACTAGTTGCTTGAGTAGCCATTCCTTTGTCAAGTGAATTTGTTTGAACGATTGAATACTGCAAATGCCTTCATGGACTGTGGGAAAAATAGGTGGACGCCCATTTTGGGTTGTCCAACCCGGTTTCTACCTGAAagtagaaacaaaacaaaaagaaatgaaaaggagTAAAAAGGTAGCCTTTTCCACCGCCCCACCGAGAAATAGAGACCGACAAAAAAAATAGGAACaaaaaaaatgggaaagaaAGGGAACAGAGACCGACAAAAAAAATGTCTATATAAGAATCGAAAGAAGAAGCAAGAAAAACAGAGAGCTTTCGAGTCCTTCTTTCAGTTTTATCTTCCTCTAGAAAAATAGAAGAACTAAAAGATATAGCCTAGGATTTGGGTTGTGATTCACACCCGACCAAAAGCATGTGATTCAGCTGGAATATTGAATCCGAAAAATCCGCTGCGACCAAAGCTTTGGTGTAAGGTAACCCGATTTTCGATTTTGCTCGTCTTTGATTTCCAacaatggtatcagagcttctaAGGCTGAATTCTTGCTAAGCCATGCTCTGAGAAGTGCTTTACGCTGGTTTTTTGGTTAAAGCTTAAAGCATGAGCTTTAATGGCCGATTTTGGCACACATAATTTCAAGCCATGAAATTCATGGAATATGTTCCTCATGTGGGTTAGAAtatacctgcaaaatttcatggtttaattCTCTCTTGTTGTTGAGTTTTTTAAAGTTTACATATGTGTTGTCGAGCTGTTTTCGGAGAATTTCTGTGAATTGTGTGTGCAGAATTGAATATGTTTTATTACATATTTATGTAGTACTCTGAAAGAGTTTTCCAATGCTATATCATGTGCGCAAAACGGATGCTCAGACAATGAGAAATCTGAGTTCTAGAGTCCCTAGTCGCATAACCTATAGCTATCTTCATTGACTTATGTGAACTATTGAAGAAGATGACAGGCACGTAAAAACACTTGCCATATTGTGTGGCTGGGGCTGTtctagctaaaaaaaaaagattttctttgaaaatttgCAGAAAATCATCTATGAATCAGAAAAATATGATTCTTGCGCcaaatttttcttgatttttgctctCTTGGAATATATGATAATTTGAACTATAAGTTACCATtagaaaatagttcaaaaatttttttagattcataaaattaaaaaaattggaaTAAAGGCTTGTATTTAAgtccttaattttttttgggtatgaTTTATATATTTAAATCATGCGTGCGTTCTATTTGGAATGTTTTAATTAGGGATACCTAGTTCAATTTGTCTATGAATAATTATTGAATTATGCTATCATTTGAGAAAAAGCATTTTTTTCATGAATATTAATACATACTAAATGTATGTTGATGTATGCATTTTATGTTATTGCTATCTATGTTTTATTCAAGTGTGAGGCATGGGTTAGTTGAGTTAAAATTTTCACCCAAAAAATTAGCATGAATATATTGGAATAATACTACTTAAAGAAGTTTTAGTTTACAAGAGATGATTGGACGCTATGCGGACTTTCGATCTTGTACTAATTACTTCTAGTAAATATTATTTCAGTAATATTGGCTGCAAATGAATAATATATTTTtagtgctatttttttttttttttttgcattttttgtctATGTGTAGCTTGATTGAGAACATGGCTATTGCGACAAAAAATATTGTGGCTGAATTAAACAAAAGAGAGAAACTGAACGGAGATAATTTCGATGTTTGGCATCGAAAAGTTCAGTATATTCTTGAAGAGCAAGAATATTTGGAGGCTCTCCATCATACCATGAGTGAACCAGAGTATAGGGATACTCCTCACCATCAGAAGAATCTAGAGGCTTATCAagcttggaaaaagaaaaatagtaatGCTCGCATCACGCTACTGAGTAGTATGCAAGATGATCTGATGGTTGAGTATGAGAATTATCCAACAGCTCATGAACTGTGGACCACTTTGAAGGCAAAGTTTGGAGTGACTTCATCTACTAAAGTCAGACAGCTGACAATCAAGTTTGACACTTATGTGAAAAAACAACATCACTCAATGAAGCAGCATCTGAGAGAAATGTCAAACATGATTACTGAGTTGAAGTCTGCTGGACATATATTGACTAATGAGCAACAAGTGCAAGCTATCATTAGATCACTTCCCCAGAGTTGGGAGCATATGAAAGTCAACA contains:
- the LOC113707857 gene encoding pentatricopeptide repeat-containing protein At5g40400 isoform X1: MNQISKPGKSRLPYPQAIFRFKHFEPKSQNYSSSLQRVPDINKNKPISNPFYNLLPETQNPNNIVSLVCSTLKLKDDAHLSLSLLHKTMQEQGHLSHLGTQEISRILLRCQSDSSTALTFFRWVKFDLGLKLNSENCCIVVHILVWSRKFSQAMKILCELVKLDKNVSERLDVFKTLLLCTDDCNWDPVVFDMLIKAYLRMGMVKESFRVFRKMVKLNFVLSIVTINCLLNGLSKMNYGDKCWEIYGMLGRIGLHPNTCTFNILIHVVCKEGDVNKVNKFLEKMEEEGFDPDIVTYNMLMDSYSKKERLKDAIYLYHIMFRRGVVPDLLTYTALINGFCKGGNVSVAHQLFSTMIHRGLKPDLRAFNTLLVGYCKEGMMQEARSLLHDMIGDGIHPDEFSSRMLVEGYHKQGSLISALNLVVELQRFGILVSQDVYDYLGIALCRENRPFAAKSLLERIACPSYEPNPEILCNLVSSFCRCNSLEEALDLKAQMVSKNMRLDLVSYKAIICCLCKLSRCKEAENLIKEMAESGVWPDIEICRALIKRLCQKSNFSEAEYLLRFFAEEFQVFDTGCYNELIRILCEKGDMVKLMEFQDSMIKMGFVPNGQTCKYMIDGLQRVMGMQKGSVSNGTSCT
- the LOC113707857 gene encoding pentatricopeptide repeat-containing protein At5g40400 isoform X2, which translates into the protein MNQISKPGKSRLPYPQAIFRFKHFEPKSQNYSSSLQRVPDINKNKPISNPFYNLLPETQNPNNIVSLVCSTLKLKDDAHLSLSLLHKTMQEQGHLSHLGTQEISRILLRCQSDSSTALTFFRWVKFDLGLKLNSENCCIVVHILVWSRKFSQAMKILCELVKLDKNVSERLDVFKTLLLCTDDCNWDPVVFDMLIKAYLRMGMVKESFRVFRKMVKLNFVLSIVTINCLLNGLSKMNYGDKCWEIYGMLGRIGLHPNTCTFNILIHVVCKEGDVNKVNKFLEKMEEEGFDPDIVTYNMLMDSYSKKERLKDAIYLYHIMFRRGVVPDLLTYTALINGFCKGGNVSVAHQLFSTMIHRGLKPDLRAFNTLLVGYCKEGMMQEARSLLHDMIGDGIHPDEFSSRMLVEGYHKQGSLISALNLVVELQRFGILVSQDVYDYLGIALCRENRPFAAKSLLERIACPSYEPNPEILCNLVSSFCRCNSLEEALDLKAQMVSKNMRLDLVSYKAIICCLCKLSRCKEAENLIKEMAESGVWPDIEICRALIKRLCQKSNFSEAEYLLRFFAEEFQVFDTGCYNELIRILCEKGDMVKLMEFQDSMIKMGFVPNGQTCKYMIDGLQRVMGMQKGSVSNGTSW